One Solanum pennellii chromosome 10, SPENNV200 genomic region harbors:
- the LOC107002277 gene encoding 24-methylenesterol C-methyltransferase 2-like: protein MDPLALFATASLIAVSLYWFICIHGSAEQKGKRAVELSGGSIAKEKVEDNYKQYWSFFRRPKEIETTENVPAFVDTFYNLVTDIYEWGWGQSFHFSPSIPGKSDRECTRIHEQRAVDLLGVKPGARILDAGCGVGGPMRAIAAHSGANIVGITINEYQVNRARLHNKKAGLDSLCEVVCGNFLEMPFDDDSFDGVYSIEATCHAPKLEDVYREIYRVLKPGSMYVSYEWVTTELFNSDDPEHVAIIHGIERGDALPGLRKYSDIYEVAKKVGFEVVDEKDLAKPPSNPWWTRLQMGKIAYWRNHIVVTVLSWLGIAPKGTVDVHKMLVETADYLAKGGDKGIFSPMHMILCRKPEKH from the coding sequence ATGGATCCTCTAGCTCTCTTCGCTACGGCTTCTCTTATAGCCGTTAGCCTCTATTGGTTCATATGCATCCATGGCTCCGCCGAGCAAAAGGGTAAACGCGCTGTCGAACTCTCCGGTGGCTCTATCGCCAAAGAGAAAGTTGAAGACAATTACAAACAATACTGGTCTTTCTTCCGTCGTCCTAAAGAAATCGAAACTACCGAAAATGTCCCTGCTTTTGTAGACACTTTTTACAATCTCGTTACTGATATTTACGAATGGGGTTGGGGtcaatcttttcatttttccccTTCTATCCCTGGAAAATCTGATCGTGAATGCACACGCATTCACGAACAGAGGGCTGTAGATCTGTTAGGTGTAAAGCCCGGAGCCCGAATTCTAGATGCAGGCTGCGGGGTTGGCGGGCCTATGCGGGCCATCGCGGCCCATTCAGGTGCTAATATTGTTGGCATCACTATTAATGAGTATCAAGTAAATAGGGCCCGACTCCACAATAAGAAAGCGGGCCTCGACTCATTATGTGAAGTTGTGTGTGGGAATTTTCTAGAAATGCCTTTTGATGACGACAGTTTTGATGGTGTTTATTCCATTGAAGCAACATGTCATGCACCAAAACTCGAAGATGTGTACAGAGAGATATACAGGGTGTTAAAGCCTGGATCTATGTACGTTTCATATGAATGGGTTACAACTGAATTATTCAATTCGGATGATCCTGAACATGTTGCGATTATACATGGAATTGAAAGGGGCGATGCTCTGCCTGGATTGAGAAAATATAGTGATATATATGAGGTCGCTAAGAAAGTGGGATTTGAAGTTGTTGATGAGAAGGATTTAGCTAAGCCACCATCGAACCCATGGTGGACGAGGCTACAGATGGGAAAAATTGCGTATTGGAGAAATCACATTGTGGTTACAGTGCTTTCATGGCTTGGAATTGCACCTAAGGGTACAGTAGATGTGCACAAGATGTTGGTTGAAACAGCTGATTATTTGGCTAAAGGTGGGGATAAAGGGATTTTTAGTCCTATGCATATGATTCTATGCAGAAAGCCTGAAAAACACTAG
- the LOC107032282 gene encoding mechanosensitive ion channel protein 6-like isoform X1: MDQLSSSLKKSLTPHGSYKKVSAAHDIENQPILAHRSPEAPSACSSMNSSSLTTRSSIDLNDRREVIVKIDGGEKNNGNEHNMLWHETSYEFWREEMNNGPQNNVAKTLQRGKDMSEDPPSRLIGQFLNKQRAVGCEMTLDMDMEMDELRTHPKPENDHSAAGSSPLINFPPDHTHNHSHTTSRELRVSFQDPSPSSNVVDIEHDQLYNNDSSSDEEDGDISDATPNEQKHLNRRRTINMNNSPDDNNNSNTTYYTPKNGGGESEQVLRCTSFQRRASVLGRAKTKSRLIDPPHDIPERRSGKIGKSGQLKSGVLGRTSGMLKPPEEEDDDPLFDEDLPEEFKKGKVDCWTLLQWISLIVIVTALISTLTIPLLKSRILRGLHLWKWLVLVLVLICGRLLSGWVIRLVVFCIERNFLLRKRVLYFVYGVRKPVQNCVWLGLVLIAWHSMFDQKVDTNNQFLGYINKLMICMLIGTMLWLVKTLMVKVLASSFHVSTFFDRIQESLFNQYVIETLSGPPLLEIHRSQEEEDRTLAEVWKLQNIAGAQLPPELRPPLAPRYSSKGASVNGGQTPTPKPSRTVSIAISGPLSKNPDEPNQGISIDHLHKLNPKNISAWNMKRLIKIVRYGVISTLDEQLHDTKREDDSTTQIRSEYEAKVAARKIFRNVAKPRSKFIYLKDLSSFLRDDEALKTMNLVEGSPDREKISKASLKNWVVNAFRERRALALTLNDTKTAVNKLHQMVNVLVSIIILVICLVILGIATSKFLLFISSQVVVVAFVFGNTCKTIFESIIFLFVMHPFDVGDRCEIDSVQMIVEEMNILTTVFLRFDNQKIIYPNSTLLTRPIGNYYRSPDMGDSIDFTVHISTPAEKIAAMKQRMISYIENKKDHWYPSPSVVLMNLEDLNRLKLSVWIRHRINHQDMGERWNRRAQLIEEMIKIFKEFDIEYRLYPIDINVRGMPPITSNRVPSTWPTAGNQT; this comes from the exons ATGGATCAACTTTCTTCCTCTCTCAAGAAATCATTAACACCACATGGTTCTTATAAGAAGGTCTCCGCTGCCCACGATATTGAAAACCAACCTATATTGGCTCATCGAAGCCCAGAAGCCCCGTCTGCTTGCTCCTCCATGAACTCCTCCTCGTTGACAACAAGGTCTTCCATTGACCTTAATGACCGACGAGAGGTCATTGTAAAGATTGATGGCGGAGAAAAAAACAATGGAAACGAACATAATATGTTATGGCACGAGACGAGTTATGAATTTTGGAGAGAAGAAATGAATAACGGGCCCCAAAACAACGTCGCGAAGACACTCCAGCGAGGCAAGGACATGTCTGAGGATCCACCCTCCAGACTAATTGGACAGTTCTTGAATAAACAAAGAGCTGTTGGATGTGAAATGACATTGGACATGGACATGGAAATGGATGAGCTGAGGACTCATCCGAAACCTGAAAATGATCATAGCGCTGCTGGATCCAGTCCACTAATAAATTTCCCCCCTGATCACACACACAATCATAGTCATACAACGTCAAGAGAACTTAGAGTTTCATTTCAGGATCCGTCACCATCTAGTAACGTGGTTGACATAGAGCATGACCAACTTTATAATAATGATTCATCGAGCGATGAAGAGGATGGTGATATTAGTGATGCAACACCCAATGAGCAAAAGCATCTTAACAGAAGAAGGACCATAAACATGAATAATTCTCCAGATGACAATAATAACAGCAACACTACTTATTACACTCCTAAAAATGGTGGTGGTGAAAGTGAACAGGTGCTAAGGTGCACCTCGTTTCAAAGAAGAGCGAGTGTATTAGGGAGAGCAAAGACAAAATCAAGGCTAATTGACCCGCCGCATGATATACCTGAGAGGAGATCAGGAAAAATAGGAAAATCTGGTCAATTAAAATCTGGAGTGTTAGGAAGAACTTCGGGGATGCTAAAGCCACCAGAGGAGGAAGATGACGATCCATTATTCGATGAAGATCTTCCAGAAGAATTCAAAAAGGGCAAAGTTGATTGCTGGACACTGTTACAATGGATAAGTCTTATTGTAATTGTTACAGCTTTAATCAGCACACTTACTATTCCTTTGTTGAAGAGCAGAATATTAAGAGGACTTCATTTGTGGAAATGGTTAGTTTTGGTTCTTGTTTTAATATGTGGGAGATTGTTATCAGGATGGGTGATTCGGTTAGTTGTGTTCTGTATTGAGAGGAATTTTCTATTGCGCAAAAGGGTACTATATTTCGTTTATGGTGTTAGAAAACCTGTCCAGAATTGTGTTTGGTTAGGGTTGGTTTTAATTGCTTGGCATTCCATGTTTGATCAgaaagttgatacaaataacCAGTTCTTGGGGTACATCAATAAACTGATGATATGTATGCTAATTGGGACAATGTTATGGTTGGTGAAAACTCTCATGGTTAAAGTCCTAGCATCTTCATTTCATGTTAGTACTTTCTTCGATCGAATTCAAGAGTCATTATTCAATCAGTATGTGATTGAGACATTATCAGGTCCCCCTTTGCTTGAAATCCATCGATCTCAAGAAGAAGAGGACAGAACATTGGCTGAGGTTTGGAAGCTACAGAATATTGCAGGGGCACAGTTGCCACCAGAACTTAGGCCCCCACTTGCTCCTCGATACAGTAGTAAAGGTGCAAGTGTTAATGGTGGGCAAACACCAACACCAAAACCATCAAGAACAGTAAGTATCGCCATTTCTGGTCCCTTGTCAAAAAATCCAGATGAACCGAATCAAGGGATATCCATTGATCATTTGCACAAATTGAATCCCAAGAACATTTCAGCTTGGAATATGAAGAGATTGATTAAAATAGTAAGATACGGGGTAATATCTACGTTGGATGAGCAATTACATGATACCAAAAGAGAAGATGATTCTACTACACAGATAAGAAGTGAATATGAGGCCAAAGTTGCTGCCAGGAAAATATTCAGAAATGTTGCCAAGCCTAGGTCCAA GTTCATCTATCTGAAGGACTTAAGTAGCTTCTTGCGAGATGACGAAGCTCTGAAGACTATGAATCTTGTGGAAGGATCACCAGACAGAGAAAAGATCAGTAAAGCATCACTCAAGAACTGGGTG GTGAATGCATTCAGAGAACGGAGAGCTCTAGCTTTGACGCTAAATGATACAAAAACAGCAGTGAACAAACTTCATCAGATGGTGAATGTTTTAGTCAGCATCATCATTCTGGTCATCTGCCTTGTGATTTTAGGGATCGCAACCAGCAAGTTCTTGCTCTTCATCAGCTCTCAAGTCGTCGTTGTGGCATTTGTATTTGGAAACACATGCAAAACCATATTTGAATCTATTATATTCTTATTTGTGATGCATCCTTTTGATGTGGGCGACCGATGTGAGATAGATTCAGTTCAG atGATTGTCGAAGAGATGAATATTTTAACTACCGTCTTTCTGAGATTTGACAACCAAAAGATAATATATCCAAATAGCACTCTTTTAACACGACCTATTGGCAATTACTACCGCAGTCCTGATATGGGAGACTCGATTGATTTTACGGTCCACATTTCTACACCAGCAGAGAAAATTGCTGCTATGAAACAAAGAATGATCAG TTATATTGAGAACAAGAAGGACCACTGGTATCCCTCTCCTTCGGTGGTGTTGATGAACCTAGAAGATCTAAACAGGTTGAAACTATCTGTATGGATCAGACATAGAATTAACCATCAGGACATGGGAGAGAGATGGAACAGACGAGCTCAATTGATTGAGGAGatgattaaaattttcaaagagTTTGACATTGAGTACCGGTTGTATCCCATTGACATCAATGTTCGTGGTATGCCTCCCATTACATCCAACAGGGTTCCCTCAACTTGGCCTACTGCTGGGAATCAAACATGA
- the LOC107032282 gene encoding mechanosensitive ion channel protein 8-like isoform X2, with translation MDQLSSSLKKSLTPHGSYKKVSAAHDIENQPILAHRSPEAPSACSSMNSSSLTTRSSIDLNDRREVIVKIDGGEKNNGNEHNMLWHETSYEFWREEMNNGPQNNVAKTLQRGKDMSEDPPSRLIGQFLNKQRAVGCEMTLDMDMEMDELRTHPKPENDHSAAGSSPLINFPPDHTHNHSHTTSRELRVSFQDPSPSSNVVDIEHDQLYNNDSSSDEEDGDISDATPNEQKHLNRRRTINMNNSPDDNNNSNTTYYTPKNGGGESEQVLRCTSFQRRASVLGRAKTKSRLIDPPHDIPERRSGKIGKSGQLKSGVLGRTSGMLKPPEEEDDDPLFDEDLPEEFKKGKVDCWTLLQWISLIVIVTALISTLTIPLLKSRILRGLHLWKWLVLVLVLICGRLLSGWVIRLVVFCIERNFLLRKRVLYFVYGVRKPVQNCVWLGLVLIAWHSMFDQKVDTNNQFLGYINKLMICMLIGTMLWLVKTLMVKVLASSFHVSTFFDRIQESLFNQYVIETLSGPPLLEIHRSQEEEDRTLAEVWKLQNIAGAQLPPELRPPLAPRYSSKGASVNGGQTPTPKPSRTVSIAISGPLSKNPDEPNQGISIDHLHKLNPKNISAWNMKRLIKIVRYGVISTLDEQLHDTKREDDSTTQIRSEYEAKVAARKIFRNVAKPRSKFIYLKDLSSFLRDDEALKTMNLVEGSPDREKISKASLKNWVVNAFRERRALALTLNDTKTAVNKLHQMVNVLVSIIILVICLVILGIATSKFLLFISSQVVVVAFVFGNTCKTIFESIIFLFVMHPFDVGDRCEIDSVQRQIRHIT, from the exons ATGGATCAACTTTCTTCCTCTCTCAAGAAATCATTAACACCACATGGTTCTTATAAGAAGGTCTCCGCTGCCCACGATATTGAAAACCAACCTATATTGGCTCATCGAAGCCCAGAAGCCCCGTCTGCTTGCTCCTCCATGAACTCCTCCTCGTTGACAACAAGGTCTTCCATTGACCTTAATGACCGACGAGAGGTCATTGTAAAGATTGATGGCGGAGAAAAAAACAATGGAAACGAACATAATATGTTATGGCACGAGACGAGTTATGAATTTTGGAGAGAAGAAATGAATAACGGGCCCCAAAACAACGTCGCGAAGACACTCCAGCGAGGCAAGGACATGTCTGAGGATCCACCCTCCAGACTAATTGGACAGTTCTTGAATAAACAAAGAGCTGTTGGATGTGAAATGACATTGGACATGGACATGGAAATGGATGAGCTGAGGACTCATCCGAAACCTGAAAATGATCATAGCGCTGCTGGATCCAGTCCACTAATAAATTTCCCCCCTGATCACACACACAATCATAGTCATACAACGTCAAGAGAACTTAGAGTTTCATTTCAGGATCCGTCACCATCTAGTAACGTGGTTGACATAGAGCATGACCAACTTTATAATAATGATTCATCGAGCGATGAAGAGGATGGTGATATTAGTGATGCAACACCCAATGAGCAAAAGCATCTTAACAGAAGAAGGACCATAAACATGAATAATTCTCCAGATGACAATAATAACAGCAACACTACTTATTACACTCCTAAAAATGGTGGTGGTGAAAGTGAACAGGTGCTAAGGTGCACCTCGTTTCAAAGAAGAGCGAGTGTATTAGGGAGAGCAAAGACAAAATCAAGGCTAATTGACCCGCCGCATGATATACCTGAGAGGAGATCAGGAAAAATAGGAAAATCTGGTCAATTAAAATCTGGAGTGTTAGGAAGAACTTCGGGGATGCTAAAGCCACCAGAGGAGGAAGATGACGATCCATTATTCGATGAAGATCTTCCAGAAGAATTCAAAAAGGGCAAAGTTGATTGCTGGACACTGTTACAATGGATAAGTCTTATTGTAATTGTTACAGCTTTAATCAGCACACTTACTATTCCTTTGTTGAAGAGCAGAATATTAAGAGGACTTCATTTGTGGAAATGGTTAGTTTTGGTTCTTGTTTTAATATGTGGGAGATTGTTATCAGGATGGGTGATTCGGTTAGTTGTGTTCTGTATTGAGAGGAATTTTCTATTGCGCAAAAGGGTACTATATTTCGTTTATGGTGTTAGAAAACCTGTCCAGAATTGTGTTTGGTTAGGGTTGGTTTTAATTGCTTGGCATTCCATGTTTGATCAgaaagttgatacaaataacCAGTTCTTGGGGTACATCAATAAACTGATGATATGTATGCTAATTGGGACAATGTTATGGTTGGTGAAAACTCTCATGGTTAAAGTCCTAGCATCTTCATTTCATGTTAGTACTTTCTTCGATCGAATTCAAGAGTCATTATTCAATCAGTATGTGATTGAGACATTATCAGGTCCCCCTTTGCTTGAAATCCATCGATCTCAAGAAGAAGAGGACAGAACATTGGCTGAGGTTTGGAAGCTACAGAATATTGCAGGGGCACAGTTGCCACCAGAACTTAGGCCCCCACTTGCTCCTCGATACAGTAGTAAAGGTGCAAGTGTTAATGGTGGGCAAACACCAACACCAAAACCATCAAGAACAGTAAGTATCGCCATTTCTGGTCCCTTGTCAAAAAATCCAGATGAACCGAATCAAGGGATATCCATTGATCATTTGCACAAATTGAATCCCAAGAACATTTCAGCTTGGAATATGAAGAGATTGATTAAAATAGTAAGATACGGGGTAATATCTACGTTGGATGAGCAATTACATGATACCAAAAGAGAAGATGATTCTACTACACAGATAAGAAGTGAATATGAGGCCAAAGTTGCTGCCAGGAAAATATTCAGAAATGTTGCCAAGCCTAGGTCCAA GTTCATCTATCTGAAGGACTTAAGTAGCTTCTTGCGAGATGACGAAGCTCTGAAGACTATGAATCTTGTGGAAGGATCACCAGACAGAGAAAAGATCAGTAAAGCATCACTCAAGAACTGGGTG GTGAATGCATTCAGAGAACGGAGAGCTCTAGCTTTGACGCTAAATGATACAAAAACAGCAGTGAACAAACTTCATCAGATGGTGAATGTTTTAGTCAGCATCATCATTCTGGTCATCTGCCTTGTGATTTTAGGGATCGCAACCAGCAAGTTCTTGCTCTTCATCAGCTCTCAAGTCGTCGTTGTGGCATTTGTATTTGGAAACACATGCAAAACCATATTTGAATCTATTATATTCTTATTTGTGATGCATCCTTTTGATGTGGGCGACCGATGTGAGATAGATTCAGTTCAG CGTCAGATACGTCATATAACTTAA
- the LOC107002556 gene encoding serine/threonine-protein kinase STY46-like, protein MVMEDTESCGSRVVDTAPANSRQHRKKLEVYNEVLRRLKESDNDEAQQPGFEDELWSHFNRLPTRYALDVNVSAEDVLRHKRLLHLAHDPANRPAFDVRLVQVTQVPDGNSADPVPLNSATKEISRSVLPLPAFGSSPNLEALALEASKSEVQDEDVTVTCGNLLRPMHEITFSTDDKPKLLSQLTSLLAELGLNIQEAHVFSSIDGYSLDVFVVDGWPYEEIEQLRMALKREILKIEKSSPSQSPSESFRKEDKTLIKCELDPVTIPCDGVDVWEIDHQLLNFGNKIASGSYGDLYKGTYCSQEVAIKILKSERLNTELQKEFAQEVYIMRKVRHKNVVRFIGACTRPPNLCIVTEYMSGGSVYDYLHKQKGSFKFPTLLKVAIDVSKGMNYLHQNNIIHRDLKAANLLMDENEVVKVADFGVARVKAQTGVMTAETGTYRWMAPEIIEHKPYDHKADIFSFGVLLWEFMTGKLPYEYLTPLQAAIGVVQKGLRPAIPKHTHPKIAELLEKCWQRDPTSRPDFPEIIETLQQVAKEVADEEDDRRKEKPSGGFFSVLRRGHH, encoded by the exons ATGGTGATGGAGGATACGGAGAGTTGTGGTAGTAGAGTGGTGGATACAGCGCCGGCGAACAGCCGGCAACACAGAAAAAAGTTGGAGGTATATAATGAGGTTCTTCGTAGACTCAAGGAATCTGATAACGATGAGGCTCAACAGCCTGGGTTTGAGGATGAGCTTTGGTCTCACTTTAATCGTCTTCCTACTAG GTATGCCTTAGATGTGAATGTAAGTGCTGAAGATGTACTCAGGCACAAGCGGTTACTACATCTCGCGCATGATCCAGCTAATAGACCTGCCTTTGATGTCCGGCTAGTGCAG GTTACTCAAGTTCCTGATGGAAACTCAGCAGATCCTGTTCCGTTAAACTCTGCAACCAAGGAAATTAGCCGAAG TGTCCTTCCTCTACCTGCCTTTGGTTCTTCCCCTAATCTCGAAGCGCTTGCTCTTGAAGCTAGCAAATCTGAAGTTCAAGATGAGGATGTTACAGTCACTTGTGGAAATTTGTTACG GCCAATGCATGAAATTACGTTTTCAACTGATGACAAGCCCAAGCTCCTCAGCCAG TTAACTTCATTACTAGCCGAGCTTGGGCTGAACATCCAGGAAGCACATGTATTTTCCTCAATTGATGGCTACTCCCTAGATGTTTTCGTTGTTGATGGTTGGCCCTATGAG GAAATTGAGCAGCTTCGAATGGCACTGAAAAGGGAAATTCTGAAGATTGAG AAATCTTCACCTAGTCAAAGTCCATCAGAATCTTTTAGAAAGGAGGACAAAACACTCATCAAATGTGAACTTGATCCTGTGACAATACCTTGTGATGGTGTTGATGTCTGGGAAATTGATCATCAGCTTCTCAACTTTGGCAACAAGATTGCTTCTGGGTCATATGGTGACTT ATACAAAGGTACATACTGCAGTCAGGAAGTAGCTATCAAGATCCTCAAATCTGAGCGCCTGAACACAGAATTGCAAAAGGAGTTTGCCCAAGAAGTTTATATCATGAG AAAAGTTCGTCATAAAAATGTTGTTCGATTCATAGGGGCATGTACCAGGCCTCCAAACTTGTGTATAGTAACAG AGTACATGTCTGGAGGAAGCGTATATGACTACTTACACAAACAGAAGGGCAGTTTCAAGTTCCCTACTTTGCTCAAAGTAGCAATTGATGTGTCAAAAGGGATGAATTACCTGCACCAGAATAACATCATACACAGAGACTTGAAGGCTGCCAATCTACTGATGGATGAAAATGAA GTTGTTAAAGTGGCTGATTTTGGTGTTGCCAGAGTGAAGGCACAAACTGGTGTCATGACGGCAGAGACAGGGACTTATAGATGGATGGCCCCTGAG ATTATAGAACACAAGCCATATGATCACAAAGCAGATATTTTCAGTTTTGGGGTTCTGTTATGGGAATTTATGACCGGAAAG CTTCCATATGAGTACTTGACCCCACTACAAGCTGCCATTGGAGTTGTTCAGAAg GGGTTGCGACCTGCTATTCCCAAACATACTCATCCAAAAATTGCTGAGTTACTGGAGAAATGCTGGCAACGAGATCCAACATCAAGGCCTGATTTTCCTGAGATAATAGAGACATTGCAGCAAGTAGCAAAAGAG GTTgcagatgaagaagatgatcgCCGCAAGGAGAAGCCATCCGGAGGATTCTTTTCAGTCCTCAGACGTGGACACCACTAA